From the genome of Cellvibrio japonicus Ueda107, one region includes:
- a CDS encoding bifunctional diguanylate cyclase/phosphodiesterase, which yields MSTDYPLPTPMDLHKELRRIIDAKLLNPVFQPIVALANPRILGYEALIRGPENSPLHYPDALFATARQSRLSAVLEFACREVSCVRFAELCLPGKLFLNMSPISFTDSQYRDGVTREILQRVGLSAERIVFELTESQPLDETELLRAASIHFQRQGFAIALDDLGAGYSGLRVWSELGPDYVKIDRHFIAGIDRDPVKREFVRAMLDIAHRMGNKAIAEGIETAEELSTLIAMGVEYAQGYFIARPQLQPPAELPAHVLPLCRTRPSLHQDSFVRKVGEILVDAQTVAPRVPAAEVVKLFRSDVRLACVPIVDGDRPLGMVSRAELLNVFAHRFAHELYAAKPIRDFISPLSVIVEIDTELKALGQIMTEDPQQNLSVDFIVCEQGRYRGVGKVRNLLRCITEEKLRVARHSNPLTQLPGNVPLYEWIDHLLIEQQPFVAAYCDINHFKPFNDYFGYSLGDEVILAMSRLLVSAIDQRQDFIGHVGGDDFVVVFRSSDWLMRCEQLMAAFTQVYCQLVPADQQVYWSQDRQGRRQIYGPLTLAIGCVVPEVGSCKTHHQIAQLLAEAKHAAKRQEVSQVFVSRRRRPLILPG from the coding sequence ATGTCTACTGATTACCCCTTACCGACACCGATGGATTTGCACAAGGAATTGCGGCGGATTATCGATGCCAAACTGCTCAACCCTGTGTTCCAGCCGATAGTAGCGTTGGCGAACCCACGTATTCTTGGTTACGAAGCCCTCATTCGGGGGCCCGAGAATAGCCCTCTGCATTATCCTGATGCGCTGTTCGCCACTGCGCGCCAGTCGCGCCTTTCTGCAGTCCTGGAGTTTGCCTGTCGCGAGGTCTCCTGTGTGCGTTTTGCCGAGTTGTGCTTACCGGGTAAACTCTTCCTGAATATGTCACCCATCAGTTTTACCGACAGCCAATACCGCGATGGTGTCACCCGGGAGATTTTGCAGCGTGTTGGCCTGAGCGCCGAGCGGATCGTATTTGAGCTGACGGAAAGCCAGCCGCTGGATGAAACCGAGTTGCTGCGTGCTGCGTCAATCCATTTCCAGCGTCAGGGATTTGCCATTGCACTGGATGACCTGGGCGCCGGTTATTCCGGTTTGCGGGTATGGAGTGAGTTGGGTCCGGATTATGTAAAGATTGACCGCCACTTTATTGCCGGCATTGACCGCGATCCGGTCAAGCGTGAGTTCGTGCGGGCGATGCTCGATATCGCTCATCGCATGGGTAATAAAGCCATCGCAGAAGGTATAGAAACCGCCGAGGAACTCAGCACATTGATTGCAATGGGTGTGGAATACGCACAGGGCTATTTTATCGCCCGTCCCCAACTGCAACCCCCAGCCGAATTACCGGCGCATGTATTACCCCTGTGTCGCACCCGCCCCAGCCTTCACCAGGATTCTTTTGTGCGCAAGGTTGGGGAAATTTTGGTTGATGCACAAACCGTTGCTCCCCGTGTGCCAGCAGCGGAAGTGGTAAAATTGTTTCGCTCCGATGTACGCCTGGCATGTGTACCTATCGTGGATGGCGATCGCCCCTTGGGGATGGTAAGCCGTGCGGAATTACTGAATGTCTTTGCCCATCGTTTTGCCCATGAACTCTATGCAGCAAAACCAATTCGCGATTTCATTAGCCCGCTGTCAGTGATTGTCGAGATAGATACCGAACTAAAAGCCCTTGGGCAAATTATGACCGAAGACCCGCAACAAAATCTGAGTGTGGATTTTATTGTGTGTGAGCAGGGTCGTTATCGCGGCGTAGGCAAGGTACGTAATCTGTTGCGCTGTATTACCGAGGAGAAATTGCGCGTTGCCCGCCATAGTAATCCGCTCACCCAACTGCCCGGTAATGTGCCGCTTTATGAATGGATTGATCATTTATTGATTGAGCAGCAACCGTTTGTCGCAGCCTATTGCGATATTAATCATTTCAAACCCTTTAACGATTATTTTGGTTACAGCCTGGGCGATGAGGTCATTTTGGCAATGAGCCGGTTACTGGTTTCCGCAATTGACCAGCGTCAGGATTTTATTGGCCACGTGGGGGGCGATGATTTTGTAGTCGTTTTTCGCAGCAGCGATTGGTTGATGCGCTGCGAACAACTCATGGCGGCTTTTACCCAGGTTTATTGCCAACTGGTTCCTGCGGATCAGCAAGTCTATTGGAGCCAGGACCGCCAGGGGCGTCGGCAAATTTATGGCCCGCTGACCCTGGCGATCGGTTGTGTGGTGCCGGAAGTTGGCAGTTGTAAGACCCATCACCAGATTGCCCAATTATTGGCCGAAGCTAAACATGCAGCCAAGCGCCAGGAGGTGAGCCAGGTTTTTGTATCGCGCCGCCGCAGGCCCCTGATTCTGCCGGGATAA